In Lacibacter sp. H375, one DNA window encodes the following:
- a CDS encoding SusC/RagA family TonB-linked outer membrane protein, whose translation MRKNAIFRLSGNSKWKSCYLLLAILLQFAVITVQAQTKTVKGTVKDSKGSPLSGVSVTFKGDDKTGTTTNQNGQFSILTGGANTVLVFSLVGYTTKEEIVGARTSIDVALAASINDLDEVVVIGYGTQKKRDVTGAISSINAKSIEERQPVSIFDAIQGAAPGVRVMSGSGAPGEEADITIRGMSTLSDAGVRPLYIVDGVPMNNINAINPKDIQSMEILKDAASAAIYGSRSANGVIIITTKRGEAGKPQINVDFLRSYSKLSNRTPQANRLERQMFDRRGNLGLDPKPLDSTAFTRNTDNDYQALITQLAIRNQVDVSIKGGNQNLNYFNSIQYLDETGIVISSYNKRFTLRTNVEYRPSKRVSMFSRLNFSYQDRNNINEGNVIRQALQRPPGAALYFPNGEYIYFNAGRLNPLAEAYLRKNVSTIYKGVIYQGFDFKIIEPLTFHVDGSADLELRRNYRFSSKFLSNGIPPISTGGDATQIPLRLQGNAFLSYKQKFKKDHNVTGLLGMNFEKNKLERTNISGDFFVTEAVTTLNAASVYDLSELYSIASGSALVGFYGRLGYDYRGKYLVNATVRRDGSSVFGPENRWGNFPSVSLGWRFSDEKFMGKFNNILTDGKLRASWGITGNQEIGDYDAVQQYIFGSYYYNQVSGVRSNTRLGNPALKWEETMQTNVGLDLTFLGGRISFVGDYYVKTTSDLLYDAPLPAEIGFSSARTNAGTIENKGIELMLSGYPVRNKNFSWQTSVNWSTVRNKILSLPVDYIDDIWSVRQGEEAGNFFGYKYLGIYEYDQSNAYTEDYAQRLIPQFQRDALGNVIIQKNMQPILLGYLLPNGAPYAGVVKQMTTAGVVSKGGDVIWQDLPDSKGEFNGDIGNEDRQFIGHGQPRWSIGWNNSLSYKGFYLSVNMYGNFGGMVYNDNRRTLASFSNTQTTPDAYFIRDMWKYPGQITGTYRGGDRGADNMRRGGSQYLENGSFLRLQSVRLGYQLPPRISAKAKMRSLNVYVYGTNLLTWTEYSGFDPEVSQRSVIKPGDDPGRYPRRREFGMGLNVSF comes from the coding sequence ATGAGAAAAAATGCAATTTTCAGGTTAAGTGGTAACAGCAAATGGAAAAGTTGTTATCTGCTTTTGGCTATTTTACTGCAGTTCGCAGTAATTACAGTGCAAGCTCAAACAAAAACTGTAAAAGGCACAGTTAAGGATAGTAAAGGCAGTCCCTTGTCTGGCGTAAGCGTTACGTTTAAAGGCGATGACAAGACCGGCACAACAACCAATCAAAATGGTCAGTTCTCTATTCTTACAGGTGGTGCGAATACCGTTTTAGTTTTTTCTCTTGTTGGGTATACTACCAAGGAAGAAATTGTTGGAGCCCGTACAAGCATCGATGTTGCCTTGGCCGCATCAATCAACGATCTTGATGAAGTTGTTGTAATTGGTTATGGTACACAAAAGAAACGGGATGTTACCGGTGCCATCAGTTCAATTAATGCAAAATCAATTGAAGAACGACAGCCTGTTTCAATTTTTGATGCCATACAAGGTGCTGCACCAGGCGTGAGGGTAATGAGCGGATCAGGGGCACCTGGCGAAGAAGCAGATATTACGATTCGTGGTATGTCAACTTTGTCTGATGCAGGTGTACGGCCATTGTATATAGTTGATGGTGTTCCCATGAATAATATAAATGCCATCAACCCAAAGGATATCCAATCAATGGAAATTCTGAAGGATGCGGCTTCAGCAGCAATTTATGGTTCACGTTCTGCTAATGGAGTGATCATTATTACCACAAAACGTGGTGAAGCGGGTAAGCCACAAATTAATGTTGACTTTTTAAGAAGCTACAGCAAACTTTCAAACAGGACCCCGCAAGCCAACCGTTTAGAGCGTCAAATGTTTGATCGTAGAGGAAACCTCGGGCTTGATCCTAAACCGCTTGATTCAACGGCTTTTACAAGAAACACAGATAACGATTACCAAGCTTTAATTACACAGCTGGCTATCCGAAACCAAGTAGATGTAAGTATTAAAGGCGGTAACCAGAACCTGAATTATTTTAACAGCATACAATATCTTGATGAAACAGGCATTGTAATCAGCAGTTACAATAAACGATTTACGCTTCGTACAAACGTAGAGTACAGACCTTCTAAACGGGTAAGTATGTTTAGCCGTTTAAATTTCAGTTACCAGGATCGGAATAATATCAATGAAGGAAATGTTATCCGGCAAGCGTTGCAACGCCCACCGGGAGCTGCACTTTATTTCCCAAATGGCGAATACATTTATTTTAATGCCGGCAGACTGAATCCATTGGCAGAAGCTTACCTGCGTAAAAATGTTTCAACGATCTATAAAGGCGTAATTTATCAAGGCTTTGATTTTAAAATTATTGAACCGCTGACTTTTCATGTTGATGGTTCAGCAGATCTTGAACTTAGAAGGAACTACCGGTTTTCTTCTAAATTCTTATCAAACGGTATTCCTCCAATAAGTACAGGTGGTGATGCTACGCAGATTCCACTTCGTCTTCAGGGTAATGCGTTTTTATCATACAAGCAGAAGTTTAAAAAAGATCACAATGTAACCGGGCTTCTGGGTATGAATTTTGAGAAAAATAAACTTGAACGGACAAATATATCGGGAGATTTTTTTGTAACAGAAGCAGTAACTACTTTGAATGCTGCAAGTGTTTATGATTTATCTGAATTGTATTCTATAGCCAGTGGTTCAGCGCTTGTTGGTTTTTATGGAAGGTTGGGCTATGACTATAGAGGAAAATATCTGGTAAATGCAACAGTGAGGAGAGATGGGTCTTCTGTGTTTGGGCCCGAAAACAGATGGGGTAATTTTCCTTCTGTGTCTTTAGGTTGGCGATTTAGCGATGAAAAATTCATGGGTAAGTTTAATAATATCCTTACCGATGGAAAACTCCGAGCCAGCTGGGGTATAACTGGTAACCAGGAAATCGGCGACTATGATGCTGTTCAGCAATATATATTCGGCTCATACTATTATAATCAAGTGAGTGGTGTGCGCAGCAACACAAGGCTGGGTAATCCTGCACTGAAATGGGAAGAGACGATGCAAACAAATGTGGGTCTCGATTTGACGTTCCTTGGCGGTCGAATCAGCTTCGTTGGTGATTATTATGTAAAAACAACTTCCGATCTTTTATACGATGCTCCGCTACCTGCTGAAATTGGTTTTTCAAGCGCACGTACAAATGCAGGAACAATTGAAAACAAAGGAATTGAACTAATGCTATCGGGGTATCCGGTTCGTAACAAAAACTTTAGCTGGCAAACATCAGTCAACTGGTCAACCGTACGAAATAAAATTCTCAGTTTACCTGTTGATTATATCGATGATATCTGGAGCGTAAGGCAAGGCGAAGAAGCAGGAAATTTTTTCGGTTACAAATACTTAGGGATCTATGAGTATGATCAATCAAATGCATACACAGAAGATTATGCACAAAGATTAATACCTCAATTTCAAAGAGACGCATTAGGTAATGTAATTATCCAAAAAAACATGCAGCCAATTCTGTTAGGTTATCTTTTGCCGAACGGCGCACCTTATGCCGGTGTTGTAAAGCAAATGACCACAGCAGGTGTAGTGTCTAAAGGTGGTGATGTTATTTGGCAGGATTTACCAGACAGCAAAGGTGAATTTAATGGTGATATTGGTAATGAAGATCGCCAGTTCATTGGGCATGGACAACCACGTTGGAGCATTGGATGGAACAACAGTCTCTCTTATAAAGGTTTTTATCTTTCTGTGAATATGTATGGAAATTTTGGAGGTATGGTGTATAACGACAACAGAAGAACCCTGGCATCTTTTTCAAATACGCAGACAACTCCTGATGCCTATTTTATCAGAGACATGTGGAAGTATCCCGGACAGATAACCGGCACTTATCGTGGTGGCGACAGAGGAGCTGATAATATGCGTCGTGGTGGAAGTCAATATCTGGAGAATGGTTCATTTCTCCGGTTACAATCAGTTCGCTTGGGCTATCAGCTTCCTCCCAGAATTTCAGCAAAAGCAAAGATGCGCAGTTTGAATGTATATGTATATGGAACCAACCTGTTAACCTGGACTGAGTATTCCGGTTTTGATCCTGAAGTTTCACAAAGGAGTGTAATCAAGCCGGGCGATGATCCGGGAAGATACCCACGCAGACGTGAATTTGGTATGGGACTTAATGTGTCATTTTAA
- a CDS encoding RagB/SusD family nutrient uptake outer membrane protein — MKRIKIIAILVVVVLIAPGLGCKKFLDEKPISTVSPDKFWKDKNDAATWMAGVYNSLQTTLSTNYYDWGEVRADHIRVGGTGNAQLTMITNTLSANDADINETTRWSNLYTTISLCNYGIKYLPSMIAANIEGAAATYRDYLGQCYAIRSLMYFYGLRVWGRMPLHLEPIESIYQTLDLPRSSIEQVKTQIFGDITESLKTIGSSATQKYYMQKAAVYALQTDVAMWFQDYDLALSASQNCITASGCTWVTNLTGFKNIFVAPETSTETIFNLFWSVTERGGAVGVCSRVGSSSNTNRYEPTTEIWLEMKNRVDPVTGKSTDGRLWAYWDTLTYTSELIYDASTAVVQLGKFSPWSPTPRAGSFFIFEGNTDCSVKIPIYRFADIMLLRAEALNKKGQYQEALNIVNTVRNRVGYMVTALLTDYTGDIAKGIERTILKERQYELMGEGKRWFDLCRIDKIYDYTNAGYAYLRETMNPILSARAGSILYENENMGRILYPINAAMFNANPKLRGDQNPPYDE; from the coding sequence ATGAAAAGAATAAAAATTATTGCCATACTGGTTGTTGTTGTTTTAATAGCACCGGGTTTAGGATGTAAGAAATTTTTAGATGAAAAACCAATATCAACAGTTTCACCTGATAAATTCTGGAAAGACAAGAACGATGCGGCTACATGGATGGCCGGCGTTTACAATTCACTACAAACAACTTTAAGTACCAATTATTATGATTGGGGCGAAGTGCGTGCTGATCATATAAGAGTGGGTGGAACCGGTAATGCTCAACTTACAATGATCACCAACACACTCTCGGCTAATGATGCTGATATCAACGAAACTACAAGATGGAGCAATTTGTACACAACAATTTCGCTTTGTAATTATGGTATCAAGTATTTGCCCAGCATGATTGCAGCAAATATTGAAGGTGCTGCAGCAACTTACCGTGATTACCTGGGCCAATGTTATGCGATAAGATCACTCATGTATTTTTACGGGCTTCGTGTGTGGGGCAGAATGCCTTTACATTTAGAACCGATTGAATCAATCTATCAAACGCTCGACCTGCCACGCTCATCGATTGAACAAGTAAAGACGCAGATTTTTGGTGATATAACAGAGTCTTTAAAGACAATAGGAAGTTCTGCCACGCAGAAATACTATATGCAAAAAGCTGCAGTGTATGCATTACAAACAGACGTGGCAATGTGGTTTCAGGACTATGATCTTGCACTGTCAGCATCGCAAAACTGTATTACTGCAAGCGGTTGTACCTGGGTTACTAATTTGACTGGTTTCAAAAATATTTTTGTTGCCCCCGAAACATCAACTGAAACAATTTTTAATCTTTTCTGGTCTGTAACTGAAAGAGGCGGAGCGGTTGGTGTTTGCTCAAGAGTAGGATCCAGTTCCAATACTAATCGATATGAACCTACAACTGAAATATGGTTAGAAATGAAAAACCGTGTTGATCCTGTAACCGGTAAGTCAACTGACGGACGTTTATGGGCTTACTGGGATACGTTGACATATACCAGTGAGCTTATTTATGATGCTTCAACTGCTGTTGTGCAGTTAGGTAAGTTTTCACCTTGGAGTCCAACGCCAAGAGCGGGTTCCTTTTTCATCTTTGAAGGAAACACTGATTGCAGTGTAAAAATTCCGATTTACCGTTTTGCAGATATCATGTTGTTGAGAGCAGAAGCATTAAATAAAAAAGGACAGTACCAGGAAGCACTTAACATCGTAAACACTGTTCGTAACAGGGTAGGATATATGGTCACTGCATTATTGACAGATTACACCGGAGATATTGCAAAAGGAATAGAACGAACCATTCTGAAAGAACGCCAATATGAATTGATGGGGGAAGGAAAACGTTGGTTTGATTTATGCAGGATCGATAAAATTTATGATTATACAAACGCAGGTTATGCTTATCTGCGTGAAACAATGAATCCCATTTTATCTGCACGTGCAGGTTCCATTCTGTATGAGAATGAAAACATGGGAAGAATTTTATATCCCATTAATGCAGCCATGTTTAATGCCAATCCAAAATTAAGGGGCGATCAGAATCCTCCATATGATGAGTAA
- a CDS encoding fasciclin domain-containing protein — MKNSNQFILFIITASLVISGCNKLQDGYDYKPSYYNTELKMTVLEFMESRKDIFSGMLAAIEYVDSDPTFKDVKEMYSSSGNTFLLFHNTALINLEDATSYWSVNNVMGPNPDNPSQTISMRGSDWSQYPRDTVAKLLRYHVLKGKHTYETLDSKPKWVETFAMSATNDSAKVYLYLENVREANLRINNYVGLPSSYKGVSMGWTNNTPRTPGLHATNGVVHVMNKWFILPTRNAILNN; from the coding sequence ATGAAAAATAGCAATCAATTTATATTGTTCATAATAACAGCTTCACTTGTTATTTCAGGTTGTAATAAACTGCAGGATGGTTATGATTACAAGCCTTCCTATTATAACACTGAATTAAAAATGACAGTACTGGAGTTTATGGAATCACGCAAAGATATTTTTTCAGGTATGTTGGCAGCTATAGAATATGTTGATAGTGATCCGACATTCAAAGATGTGAAAGAAATGTATTCAAGCTCAGGAAATACCTTCCTGTTATTTCACAACACGGCGCTGATAAACCTGGAAGATGCAACAAGTTATTGGTCTGTAAATAATGTTATGGGCCCAAACCCCGACAATCCTTCACAAACAATTTCAATGCGGGGTTCTGATTGGTCGCAATATCCGAGAGATACAGTTGCAAAGCTTTTACGTTATCATGTTTTGAAAGGCAAACATACTTACGAAACGCTCGATTCAAAACCAAAGTGGGTTGAAACGTTTGCGATGAGTGCAACGAATGATTCAGCAAAGGTTTACCTCTACCTGGAGAATGTTCGTGAAGCAAATTTGCGTATCAATAACTATGTGGGATTACCATCAAGTTATAAAGGAGTAAGTATGGGTTGGACAAACAATACACCACGTACCCCCGGTTTACATGCTACCAATGGTGTAGTTCACGTCATGAATAAATGGTTTATTCTTCCTACACGAAATGCCATCCTGAATAATTAA
- a CDS encoding glycoside hydrolase family 88 protein has product MKERIFVSVAILVCFFSTATSQNKKESKLFNDAAAQTAVLLGEVAKKRAANPELVFPRTIEKGELKMISSRDWTCGFFPGVLWFLYEYTGKAEWKDQAESFTKPIEREKTNSGTHDMGFKVYCSFGTGYRITKNELYKDVIIQSAKTLITRFRPITGTIRSWDHNRDKWGYPVIIDNMMNLELLFAATQLSGDSSFYKIAVTHANTTMKNHFRADYSSYHVVDYDTITGNVIKKTTHQGYANESAWSRGQAWGLYGYTMCYRFTKNEKYLQMAEKIAAFMTKHTNFPKDFVPYYDYNAPGIPNEPRDASAAAIMASALYELSLYSKKNRAYKKIADAVVKNLTNSYRSAIGENKGFILLHSTGSKPSNSEVDVPLNYADYYYLEALLRSKKLKEKKPLF; this is encoded by the coding sequence ATGAAAGAAAGAATTTTTGTCAGCGTTGCAATTTTAGTATGTTTTTTTTCAACAGCAACTTCACAAAACAAAAAGGAATCAAAATTATTCAATGATGCTGCTGCACAAACGGCCGTTCTGCTGGGTGAAGTTGCAAAAAAACGGGCAGCAAATCCTGAGCTTGTATTTCCACGTACGATTGAAAAAGGTGAACTGAAAATGATTTCCTCACGTGATTGGACCTGTGGTTTTTTTCCGGGTGTGCTATGGTTTTTGTATGAATACACAGGTAAAGCTGAATGGAAAGATCAAGCTGAAAGCTTTACAAAACCAATTGAGAGAGAAAAAACAAACAGCGGTACGCATGACATGGGCTTTAAAGTGTATTGCAGTTTTGGTACAGGTTACCGGATTACAAAAAATGAATTATACAAAGATGTAATTATTCAATCGGCTAAAACATTAATTACCCGGTTTCGTCCCATTACAGGAACAATCCGTTCCTGGGATCACAATAGAGATAAGTGGGGGTATCCTGTGATCATTGATAATATGATGAATCTTGAGTTGTTATTTGCAGCAACACAACTGAGCGGCGATTCATCGTTTTACAAAATTGCAGTAACGCATGCAAATACGACTATGAAAAATCATTTCCGTGCAGATTACAGTTCTTATCATGTTGTTGACTACGATACCATCACCGGTAATGTAATTAAAAAAACAACACACCAGGGATATGCAAATGAATCAGCATGGTCAAGAGGACAAGCATGGGGTTTGTACGGTTATACGATGTGTTATCGTTTCACCAAAAATGAAAAGTACTTACAAATGGCAGAGAAGATTGCAGCCTTTATGACAAAGCATACGAATTTTCCAAAAGACTTTGTTCCGTATTACGATTATAATGCACCCGGCATCCCCAATGAACCAAGAGATGCATCAGCAGCAGCAATTATGGCTTCGGCATTGTATGAATTAAGCCTGTATAGTAAAAAGAACAGAGCGTATAAAAAGATAGCTGATGCGGTTGTAAAAAATCTTACCAACAGTTACCGTTCGGCCATCGGCGAAAATAAAGGGTTCATTTTATTGCACAGTACGGGTTCCAAACCTTCTAATAGTGAAGTGGATGTGCCATTGAACTATGCTGATTATTATTACCTCGAAGCATTGCTGCGTTCGAAGAAATTAAAAGAAAAGAAACCGTTGTTTTAA
- a CDS encoding polysaccharide lyase 6 family protein produces MKRKLMTVLFFSLLATEKLFADAVTVASIAELQQAINTAKPGDIIVLKNGVYTTTAEILIGTAGTKTKPIIIEAEDAGKAEITGTAGFNIVSPASYIIIRGFKFTHAASKARCSAGSSFCQWTNNIFETPGTGDYLTIAGNDHEIHYNTFQNKDSLGKFIVIRGTGSQIAERLWIHHNYFKKQKNQGNKNGAEAFQFGLAGFSLSSSNSIVEYNLFEDCDGENELISVKASKVILRFNTIRNCPAQFTLRHGNFNEVYGNFFINTPGLRIFGDDHLIHSNHFEHCRMAINIGNGGAEVADGAPLTSHDRPDRVIIAFNTLVNNKINIAQTARANGLGSTYVTIANNIIVGGGAAVSIDGPAFHHAAEGNIIFNTSVAGDLPSGSFSVVDPKLTRDASGKYHLQKGSPAIEAAKGNYTTVVVDMDGQQRTTPFDAGADQLSATPVTVKILNRSDVGFDAREKN; encoded by the coding sequence ATGAAAAGAAAATTGATGACCGTTTTGTTTTTCAGCCTGCTTGCAACAGAGAAATTGTTTGCTGATGCTGTAACAGTAGCTTCTATTGCAGAGCTTCAACAGGCGATCAATACTGCAAAGCCCGGTGACATCATTGTGTTGAAGAATGGGGTTTATACAACCACTGCTGAAATCCTGATTGGTACTGCAGGAACAAAAACAAAACCCATCATCATTGAAGCAGAAGATGCAGGCAAGGCGGAGATTACCGGTACTGCAGGTTTTAATATAGTGAGTCCTGCTTCTTATATTATCATTCGTGGATTTAAGTTTACGCATGCTGCATCAAAAGCAAGATGTTCTGCCGGTTCAAGTTTTTGCCAATGGACAAATAATATTTTTGAAACACCGGGCACCGGCGACTATCTTACCATCGCCGGTAATGATCATGAAATTCATTACAACACATTTCAGAATAAAGATTCACTCGGGAAATTTATTGTGATCAGGGGAACAGGCAGCCAGATTGCTGAACGGCTCTGGATCCATCACAATTATTTCAAAAAACAAAAGAACCAAGGGAACAAGAATGGAGCAGAAGCATTTCAGTTTGGATTAGCCGGATTCAGTCTTTCCTCCAGCAACAGCATTGTTGAATACAACCTGTTTGAAGATTGTGATGGCGAAAATGAATTGATCTCAGTTAAAGCATCCAAAGTAATATTGAGGTTTAATACTATTCGAAATTGCCCTGCCCAATTCACGTTGCGTCACGGGAATTTTAATGAAGTGTATGGCAACTTTTTCATCAACACGCCCGGTCTCCGCATTTTTGGTGACGATCATCTTATTCACAGCAATCATTTTGAACATTGCAGAATGGCTATCAATATCGGGAATGGCGGCGCCGAAGTAGCAGACGGTGCACCGCTTACATCACATGATCGTCCCGACAGAGTAATCATTGCATTTAATACCTTGGTGAATAACAAAATCAATATTGCACAAACTGCAAGAGCAAATGGATTGGGTTCAACCTATGTTACCATTGCAAATAATATTATTGTGGGCGGCGGAGCTGCGGTTTCTATTGATGGTCCTGCATTTCATCATGCTGCAGAAGGAAATATTATTTTCAATACGTCCGTTGCAGGCGATCTTCCTTCCGGAAGTTTCAGCGTGGTTGACCCGAAACTGACCAGAGATGCATCGGGTAAATATCATTTGCAAAAAGGAAGTCCGGCCATTGAAGCAGCTAAGGGCAACTATACTACTGTTGTTGTTGACATGGATGGTCAGCAACGAACAACTCCGTTCGACGCTGGTGCAGATCAACTATCGGCTACTCCGGTTACTGTAAAGATTTTAAACAGGAGTGATGTAGGTTTTGATGCACGAGAGAAAAACTAA
- a CDS encoding 3-keto-disaccharide hydrolase produces MKNKLLFFALYCCSILSLHAQPKADGWINLFNGKDLTGWKRLAGTAEYTVENGVIVGRTVMNSRNTFLVTEKEYGDFILEADIWLEDEEGNAGIQTRSHFDPKAYDGVGRVYGRQCEIDPTARRWTGGVYDEGRRQWLYPMQLNPKAQQAYKKGEYNHYRVECIGNEMKTWVNGIAAAYVVDTIDAKGFIGLQVHGINSADHAGKKVCFKNVRIQTTGLKPKPFPSNVYVVNFVPNNLTAYEKMNGWQLLFDGKTNNGWRSAKANTFPEKGWTISNGTLAVVDAEGKESTNGGDIVTKEQYAAFDLSFEFKLTPGANSGVKYFVTLAEQSSGSAIGLEYQVLDDTLHPDAKLGRDGNRTLASLYDLMEAEKQKRFLRPIGTWNFARIIVYPNDKVEHYLNGVKVLEYIRGSKQFKDLVAISKYVSWKNFGEAPKGHILLQDHGNAVMYRSIKIKELKW; encoded by the coding sequence ATGAAAAATAAGCTTTTATTCTTTGCACTCTATTGCTGTTCCATTCTCTCTCTGCATGCACAACCCAAAGCGGATGGCTGGATCAATCTCTTTAATGGAAAAGATCTAACCGGCTGGAAGCGTTTGGCAGGTACCGCAGAATATACTGTTGAAAATGGAGTGATTGTTGGACGCACCGTGATGAATTCACGCAACACGTTTTTAGTTACTGAAAAAGAATATGGAGATTTTATACTGGAAGCAGATATCTGGTTAGAAGATGAAGAAGGGAATGCCGGTATTCAAACACGAAGTCATTTTGATCCCAAGGCATATGATGGTGTGGGAAGAGTGTATGGACGTCAGTGTGAAATTGATCCAACAGCACGCCGTTGGACCGGAGGAGTTTATGATGAAGGAAGAAGACAGTGGTTGTATCCAATGCAATTAAATCCGAAGGCACAACAGGCATATAAAAAAGGCGAATACAATCACTACAGAGTAGAATGTATCGGCAATGAAATGAAAACATGGGTGAATGGAATAGCCGCAGCTTACGTGGTAGATACGATTGATGCAAAAGGATTCATTGGTTTGCAAGTGCATGGCATCAATTCAGCAGATCATGCAGGAAAGAAAGTGTGTTTTAAAAATGTGCGCATTCAAACAACAGGATTGAAACCGAAACCTTTTCCATCCAATGTATATGTTGTGAATTTTGTTCCCAACAATTTAACTGCGTATGAAAAAATGAATGGATGGCAATTGTTGTTTGATGGAAAAACAAACAATGGCTGGAGAAGTGCAAAAGCTAATACATTTCCGGAAAAAGGCTGGACGATCAGTAACGGCACACTAGCTGTTGTTGATGCAGAAGGAAAGGAGTCAACGAATGGCGGTGATATTGTTACCAAAGAGCAATATGCAGCTTTTGATCTTTCGTTTGAATTTAAATTAACACCCGGCGCAAACAGCGGTGTGAAATATTTCGTAACACTTGCTGAGCAAAGCAGCGGATCAGCCATTGGATTGGAATACCAGGTGCTGGACGATACATTACACCCTGATGCAAAACTAGGTCGTGATGGAAACAGAACACTGGCTTCGCTGTACGATCTGATGGAAGCCGAAAAACAAAAACGGTTTCTTCGTCCCATTGGTACTTGGAATTTTGCAAGAATCATTGTTTATCCGAATGATAAGGTGGAGCATTATTTAAATGGAGTAAAAGTATTGGAGTATATACGGGGCTCAAAGCAGTTTAAAGATCTTGTTGCCATCAGCAAATATGTTTCCTGGAAAAATTTTGGTGAAGCGCCGAAAGGACATATCCTTTTGCAGGACCATGGCAATGCTGTAATGTACAGGAGCATTAAAATAAAAGAGTTGAAGTGGTAG
- a CDS encoding Gfo/Idh/MocA family protein has translation MSLSRRHFIKQSAKASAAVYAATFGFSAKSYGNIIGANDRVRLGVVGYSDRFRQALFPSFLNHYKEMNFDIVAVSDLWKLRREEGKSFLKEKLGHDVQSCVNNDELYRIKDLDGVIVSTADFQHALHAIEAVRAGKDAYVEKPFAETMEDNRNALKIIKASNRIIQVGSQRRSGGNYTAAAAFIQSGKFGPITMVELTWNVNQPGRWRRPALVAKCKQEDTDWKRFLMNRPFEKWDPRKYLEYRLFWPYSSGMPGQWMSHQIDTVHWFSGLKHPRSVVANGGIYMWKDGRRNWDTTTAVFDYGPQNDLTTGFQVTFGSRMHNGDEKPAEIYYSNGGELNLNTNTISPKGGLQQNHASAMEMKANLLPEMKLTDLEEKVVASANTGADRLTSNHMRNFMECMRSRKQPNAPVEAGYYHSIATIMTNAAVRTGAKVTFDEKTQEVMANGKVFKY, from the coding sequence ATGTCTCTATCTCGTCGTCATTTTATCAAGCAATCTGCAAAAGCATCAGCAGCAGTCTATGCTGCAACATTTGGTTTTAGTGCCAAAAGTTATGGAAATATTATTGGAGCCAATGATCGGGTTCGTTTAGGTGTTGTGGGTTATTCCGATCGTTTTCGCCAGGCATTGTTTCCTTCTTTCTTAAATCATTACAAAGAGATGAATTTTGATATTGTTGCAGTAAGTGATCTGTGGAAGCTGCGCAGGGAGGAAGGGAAGAGTTTCCTCAAAGAAAAGTTGGGGCATGATGTGCAGAGCTGTGTTAATAATGATGAGCTCTATCGCATTAAAGACCTGGATGGAGTAATTGTAAGTACGGCAGATTTTCAACATGCACTGCATGCTATTGAAGCTGTAAGAGCCGGCAAAGATGCTTATGTGGAAAAGCCATTTGCTGAAACAATGGAAGATAACAGGAATGCATTGAAGATCATCAAAGCCAGTAACAGAATTATACAGGTAGGTTCGCAACGCCGCAGTGGTGGAAATTATACTGCAGCAGCTGCGTTTATACAATCAGGAAAATTTGGTCCGATCACCATGGTTGAATTGACATGGAATGTGAATCAGCCCGGCCGTTGGAGAAGACCGGCATTGGTTGCAAAATGTAAACAGGAAGATACGGACTGGAAACGCTTTTTAATGAATCGTCCGTTTGAAAAATGGGATCCGAGAAAATATTTAGAGTATCGTTTGTTCTGGCCGTATTCATCGGGAATGCCCGGTCAATGGATGAGTCATCAAATTGATACCGTGCATTGGTTTAGCGGATTAAAACATCCACGCAGTGTAGTTGCCAATGGCGGTATTTATATGTGGAAAGATGGACGAAGAAATTGGGATACCACCACTGCAGTGTTTGATTACGGTCCGCAAAACGATCTCACAACAGGTTTCCAGGTAACCTTTGGCTCCCGTATGCATAACGGTGATGAGAAGCCGGCTGAGATTTATTATTCAAACGGAGGAGAGTTAAACCTCAATACGAATACCATTTCACCGAAGGGGGGACTTCAGCAAAATCATGCAAGTGCAATGGAGATGAAAGCCAATCTTCTTCCTGAAATGAAATTAACAGACCTGGAAGAAAAAGTTGTTGCATCGGCGAACACCGGTGCAGATCGGTTAACCAGTAATCATATGCGCAACTTTATGGAATGTATGCGCAGCCGCAAACAACCGAATGCTCCTGTTGAAGCAGGTTATTATCATTCGATTGCTACCATCATGACCAATGCTGCTGTAAGAACCGGTGCCAAAGTAACTTTTGATGAAAAGACACAGGAAGTAATGGCCAATGGGAAAGTGTTTAAATATTAA